A stretch of the Rosa rugosa chromosome 5, drRosRugo1.1, whole genome shotgun sequence genome encodes the following:
- the LOC133712093 gene encoding probable inactive purple acid phosphatase 28, which yields MSRIRQSQLVKSFSSSSRSYLNKGPMNSSSSAANWNHSFLYLIFIYALLYFLHTQIVYRLLIGHAPVTIKKTSPNLPLRFRSDGTFKILQVADMHYGNGGLTRCRDVLDSQFAGCSDRNTSLFLKRMIEAEKPDFIAFTGDNIFGPSSTDAAESMIRAFGPAIKSGIPWAAVLGNHDQESTMNRAELMSFISLMDYSLSQVNPLAEDPLGEWMQDIDGFGNYNLRVYGAPGSYLANSSILNLFFLDSGDRETVHGVRTYGWIKESQLRWLRGVSQGHSRDPDHSDNAFSPDKPPALAFFHIPIPEIRQLWNKDIVGKFQEAVACSSVNPGVLHTLVSMGDVKAVFIGHDHTNDFCGNLDGVWFCYGGGFGYHGYGKRGWPRRARVILAELGKGEKGWMGVERIRTWKHLDDEKLSKIDEQFLWEYHPS from the exons ATGAGTCGCATCCGTCAGTCTCAGCTTGTCAAAAGcttcagcagcagcagcagaagcTACCTGAACAAAGGCCCAATGAACTCGTCGTCCTCAGCTGCAAACTGGAACCACTCTTTCCTCTATCTCATCTTCATCTACGCTCTTCTCTACTTCCTCCACACCCAAATCGTTTATAGATTACTCATAGGCCATGCACCCGTAACCATCAAGAAGACCAGCCCAAATCTCCCTCTTCGCTTCCGCTCCGATGGGACCTTCAAGATTCTCCAG GTGGCTGATATGCATTACGGGAATGGAGGGTTGACTCGGTGTCGAGACGTATTGGACTCCCAGTTTGCGGGATGTTCTGATCGGAACACGTCGCTGTTCCTCAAGAGGATGATTGAAGCTGAAAAGCCTGATTTCATTGCTTTTACAG GTGATAATATATTTGGGCCAAGCTCTACCGACGCTGCTGAATCAATGATTCGAGCATTTGGTCCTGCCATTAAATCAGGCATTCCGTGGGCAGCAGTTTTGGGAAACCACGACCAAGAATCTACAATGAATCGTGCAGAACTCATGTCCTTTATCTCCCTTATGGACTATTCACTTTCACAAGTTAATCCATTAGCTGAAGATCCCTTAGGAGAATGGATGCAAGACATTGATGGTTTTGGCAATTATAATCTGAGAGTATATGGTGCCCCAGGTTCCTACTTGGCAAATAGCAGCATCCTCAaccttttctttcttgacagtgGAGACAGAGAGACTGTTCATGGAGTACGAACTTACGGTTGGATTAAGGAATCACAACTCCGTTGGCTTCGTGGTGTTTCTCAG GGCCACAGTCGAGATCCAGATCACTCAGACAATGCTTTTTCTCCAGATAAACCACCGGCGCTTGCTTTTTTCCATATCCCAATTCCTGAGATCCGGCAGCTGTGGAATAAAGACATTGTTGGCAAGTTTCAGGAGGCTGTGGCATGTTCATCAGTGAACCCGGGAGTTTTGCATACCCTTGTATCCATGGGAGACGTGAAAGCTGTGTTCATTGGACATGATCATACCAATGACTTCTGTGGGAATCTTGATGGTGTTTGGTTCTGTTATGGTGGGGGCTTTGGATATCATGGTTATGGAAAGAGGGGGTGGCCAAGAAGAGCTAGGGTCATATTGGCAGAACTCGGGAAAGGGGAGAAAGGCTGGATGGGAGTTGAGAGGATTAGGACATGGAAGCATCTTGATGATGAGAAACTGAGCAAGATTGATGAGCAGTTCTTGTGGGAATACCATCCATCATGA
- the LOC133712094 gene encoding protein At-4/1 isoform X1, whose product MAATTDEEMDSLLSTVDQIYQDFKDGVAEIQSVKSACNAEAKKREALEFTCNNLKQENERLTRMYTESLNDLADQLERRSTCQGLKEELKRVRDECLGKEEEHRKAMELVKQDCAAKVEELEAQIRGFLGEKAKNEATIDHLRQDLAAHKSHMHVMQSRLDQVQLDVETKSDVFEIQDLKDCIAIEQEEKNELNRKLQDLEKEMLVSRSKLVQQQRDSNSNWQVETLKTKLMKLRKENEILKRKLHSDEG is encoded by the exons ATGGCGGCAACGACCGACGAAGAAATGGACTCTCTCCTCTCCACTGTCGATCAAATCTACCAG GATTTCAAGGACGGCGTAGCGGAAATCCAATCGGTGAAATCCGCCTGCAATGCCGAGGCGAAGAAGCGAGAAGCTCTTGAATTCACCTGCAACAATCTCAAACAAG AGAATGAGCGATTGACGAGAATGTACACCGAGTCTCTGAACGACCTTGCTGATCAGCTCGAACGGCGTAGCACATGCCAGGGCTTGAAAGAAGAGCTCAAGAGAGTTAGGGATGAATGCCTCGGTAAAGAAGAAGAGCATAGGAAGGCTATGGAATTGGTCAAGCAAGACTGTGCAGCCAAGGTTGAGGAATTGGAGGCTCAAATTAG AGGGTTTCTTGGGGAAAAGGCGAAAAATGAAGCAACCATTGATCACCTTCGACAGGATTTAGCTGCACATAAGTCCCATATGCATGTTATGCAAAGCAGATTGGACCAAGTCCAATTGGATGTGGAAACAAAAT CAGATGTTTTTGAGATTCAGGATTTGAAGGACTGCATTGCAATCGAACAGGAGGAGAAAAATGAGTTGAATAGAAAACTCCAGGATTTAGAAAAAGAAA TGCTGGTTAGCAGATCAAAGCTTGTGCAACAGCAACGAGATTCGAATTCAAATTGGCAGGTTGAAACACTTAAGACCAAGCTTATGAAGCTGAGGAAGGAGAATGAGATCTTAAAGCGCAAACTACATTCAGATGAGGGCTAG
- the LOC133712094 gene encoding protein At-4/1 isoform X2 — translation MAATTDEEMDSLLSTVDQIYQDFKDGVAEIQSVKSACNAEAKKREALEFTCNNLKQENERLTRMYTESLNDLADQLERRSTCQGLKEELKRVRDECLGKEEEHRKAMELVKQDCAAKVEELEAQIRGFLGEKAKNEATIDHLRQDLAAHKSHMHVMQSRLDQVQLDVETKYVFEIQDLKDCIAIEQEEKNELNRKLQDLEKEMLVSRSKLVQQQRDSNSNWQVETLKTKLMKLRKENEILKRKLHSDEG, via the exons ATGGCGGCAACGACCGACGAAGAAATGGACTCTCTCCTCTCCACTGTCGATCAAATCTACCAG GATTTCAAGGACGGCGTAGCGGAAATCCAATCGGTGAAATCCGCCTGCAATGCCGAGGCGAAGAAGCGAGAAGCTCTTGAATTCACCTGCAACAATCTCAAACAAG AGAATGAGCGATTGACGAGAATGTACACCGAGTCTCTGAACGACCTTGCTGATCAGCTCGAACGGCGTAGCACATGCCAGGGCTTGAAAGAAGAGCTCAAGAGAGTTAGGGATGAATGCCTCGGTAAAGAAGAAGAGCATAGGAAGGCTATGGAATTGGTCAAGCAAGACTGTGCAGCCAAGGTTGAGGAATTGGAGGCTCAAATTAG AGGGTTTCTTGGGGAAAAGGCGAAAAATGAAGCAACCATTGATCACCTTCGACAGGATTTAGCTGCACATAAGTCCCATATGCATGTTATGCAAAGCAGATTGGACCAAGTCCAATTGGATGTGGAAACAAAAT ATGTTTTTGAGATTCAGGATTTGAAGGACTGCATTGCAATCGAACAGGAGGAGAAAAATGAGTTGAATAGAAAACTCCAGGATTTAGAAAAAGAAA TGCTGGTTAGCAGATCAAAGCTTGTGCAACAGCAACGAGATTCGAATTCAAATTGGCAGGTTGAAACACTTAAGACCAAGCTTATGAAGCTGAGGAAGGAGAATGAGATCTTAAAGCGCAAACTACATTCAGATGAGGGCTAG